The Drosophila innubila isolate TH190305 chromosome 2L unlocalized genomic scaffold, UK_Dinn_1.0 4_B_2L, whole genome shotgun sequence genome segment GTTATCTTGAAGCTTTAATGCAATGAACTTGTTcctaattatatatttattctgctTTCAGTATTTCAAATTGTCTTTATTATATTCGAATGCAGATACTATAGTAcagaaatgaattgaaatcaatattattaagagactgcataaatttaaacatatttgtCAACAcgtaaacttttttttatttcttacaatcaactttataatGGTAAATGCTTTTGGGacggacaaaaaaaaaatttcaattacacaGAATGCATTGATATAAATTGATTCTATACAgtattatatagtatatttaatttgagttcataattagttttgaattttctaaatcaGATAAAGGAGTGAAAATCATAATTAACAATGCAAGTCCAAGCTATAAAATCTTTTGAATACTCAGTATGCCATGATAAAtagatcaaaaaaatatgtattactcATAAGTAGAAAttgatatgaaaatatatgcgAATGAGGAAGAATACTCGATCAATACGTTTCTAGTTGATGTTTGGTTTACTTTAATATCCAAATCAATATGTGCTTATGTGAAATTTTTGCTAAGTTTGATAATTGTTTCATTTCactgaaaactaaaataaaggTTTTCTGTTGGTGGACTCTATTACATGGTGTTTTAAATAGCGTTATTATTGGCTATGAAACTTGTAAGTAAATATGAAAGTTATGCATTATGACGTGGACTCTATTAAATTCTTTGTAtctcttattatatttaaaggtGCAAAACATTATGATAATAACGATGTCTACGATGTTTTGGGCATGTTCTTTATGTTCGCagtaattcatttttatgcaGGAATATTGCTATTTTTGGCTGTTCAATGTGTAAGTGATGATTTTCATtatgatttaataaaacattttcgtTCTTATTCAGAATTTGAGGAATGAATTCATGTTTGGCGTCGTACTAAGCACTTTTTTTCCTATAGTAggcattattatttcaatatctgCTTATCTGGTTTGTATGTTATAAGAAAGTAATAATGCACTTTACTTGTcactaaaataattacatatttctTCTGCTCTTAGTTTTCCAGATTGTCTTTGTTATATTTGCATGCAGATACTATAGTACAGAAATGAATACAAATCAATTTAGTTTGGAGTCTGTATAAACTTGTATCGTAATTGACAACAAATTACCTATATAATTAGACCTGTTGCAATTATTAGgcttaaatattgcaaaaaatagctgaatataaaaattaaaacacttctgattatttatatttcgtaataaataaaaaaactctttaaacAGATAACCTGTTAATGTTGAGAAATGTATTTCAGTCTAAACTGAAACTAACTGAAAATATCCAGTATgcattgattaattttatacataaatatatacttttcgTTTAATCCGGAACGTTTCAAACCGGATGTGGAGATTTAAGAATGAATTTCAGATTGTATTGATTGTAGAAAACTTTTCCCCGACATACTtcgatttcaaaatttatcatGAATTGTGGAGGTTGTTGTACACTGCGACGGCAGgctattatttttagtattttaacCATATGTCATGGCGCAGCTCTGATGATTATCTTTGGCTCAATCAGCTGTAAGTATactaaatatcaatttaattagatGCCAAAAAAATGCTCCTAATTAATGAAATGTGTTTCTTTTGTTATAAAACGCAGGCGTCAATTGGAACATAAAAGCTCTAAGACGTCAACGCTTACATAATTTTGCGTTAGTAGGGTTGTCGTTAATTCATACTGTGTCGGGTATACTGATGTTGATAGGCGTCTTGAAAGTAAGTTTCCTGTTCATATTGTTATTTGTGTTATctttaatctataaatattgttgattagaatttgaaattcatatatattccTGGTCTTTTAATAAGCTTTATAATGCCAATTGTGGAGGTTAAATCTGTACTAGTATATATGATaagtaagtaaattaaaatctggTATGGTTCCattattaatcatttttttctactttcagtaattcaattaatatttgccGTCATCACTTGCAGATTTATATGCTTTACGAGAGACTCTAATGTTtgaattacataaatttagaGTATCAGAGGAATAAGTAttactgaaaatatttaaattatttagtgaTTGGAAttactttcatattttttggcTAATCTTACATCTTTACAagccaataaaaaatttgatgaatATTGCTTAACAACAACCAAATTTATTGACTTTCGTTTGAAATACGAAGAATACACtttataatcattaaattattatcattaaataatagaaaatgaaTTACCTTAattatttcttcttttattaaaatatgtatgcaaaTGTTCAAGTTGGGTTCTAGATTTACACTTTCCAACTGAGCACATTTTCCATATTCACTTGTAATACACTTGAAGAATTTTGATGCCCCAATTTGCCCACCTGGACTGCGCTCTGACCACCTGGTGGCCATGCCCTTGTCTCTGTctttctatctttctctctctctctctctcttccttttttctgttttagttTGAATACGTTGTTGTGGCCCTGTGGCGATCACTCGATCTCGATGCGGTCTAAGAGATTATGACAACTTAATAgctacaaatattaaaaaaaaaaccacaaatagaGCAGACACCAACAACTCTAACAAAATGTGAGCTGACTGAAACCGCCAAAAGTCAAACAGCAAGAGCATAAATGATAGACGCGCttgtaaacaacaataacaacaacaacaacagcaagaggTAAAAGAAGAAGTAAAAACAATTGAAGTTCGCtggcgatgatgatgagatCGCAATGATTCGGATCTCGAAGTCGATGCTCAGATTACTTGAGAGATCTAAAGAACTCAAAACTCAAACACCTTTCAAGCGTGCAGAGCGCGTAACCACACAagttgccagcaacaacaacaaaaacaacaacaacaaaaacaacaaacacgaGGAGATTTTGGTTAAGCGGAAAATAGCCGAGGCCGATGATATGACGATGATGCTGCCGATGTGGCGGACCGTTCGACACTTTTGgttttgaagttgaagtttgCTTGGCAGCAgccgctgtcgacgtcgccttgagcagcgacgccagcagcgCAGCTGTCGGCAACTTGAAACAACTTGTCTGCCAGTTTCAGATCCCAGATCCCAGTCCAGGCAACCTAGCAACCTGGCAgcctggcaactggcaacactTGGCCGAGACGTATCTTTATTTTGCTTTCACACAAACGAAAGAAAAGAAGCAACTCCAACTCTCCAAGTGTGCCCTATTgcagtagttgttgttgttgttgctgttgttgttgctggcattgttgttggtgtcgtTATAGGCCTCAATGGATTTTCagtgatttttttctttgatcaAAGTGCCCGGTTTGTTGGTAGCCACTGACAAGTGGTTGAAATTTCCCATACACATCCCATGCCACGCCAATCTGATCACAGTCCACTGCTCTCAGCTGTGCTATACACTACACCTAATTAAAGCATATTGACTAACTGAAGAAATTAtgaacataaatttcatactcttctttaataatattattaacaatttactttcagtttaattttaaagcagtataaaataataaaataaatatcttctGATAGATACTTTAGTAATGTAAGGAAtactttttgttaataaataatttcatcatCAAAGATTTCGACGGAACCTTTTTCCAGGGACCGCAAGTAATAGTtatgaatttaacaaaattgaatacacaacaatttttataaaaaaaattgaataataaaaactatttttaatttttatgataaataataaaaataataattaatttcaattttcattataaaaattaaaaatatttactaatttcaattttattataaaaataaaataatataaaataaatttatattataaaaattgaagaatagAAATccagtttaaatataaatagataaaataacCTTAATGTACGTCCATTAAGGTCGTGAAATGTATAATATGAAAAGTATTGAGTCGCACATCATAagtatttttagattttggaaGTACGCTACATGTTACAAAggatatttacattaaatttttattaaattattataattcaatttttataatagaaactgacacataaaatttttacttttaagttttataataaaaattaaaactaataattatttttaattaataaaataaaaatgtgttaacagatttgtacatacatacgtattaTATGTTCGTATTTTGTCGAGATACacctaactttaatttaagtttttttttagcaaaatgATATACATACAGAAAACAACACGTCATATTTGGAAATGTGTACCAAAagcgtaccggtacaaacgtttcggtttttggttcttataaaacaatttatttcggttacggtttcggttccggtatatAGCAATGGGTTATAGCTATGATAAATGTTGAGGgagtatataatatttaatttccatcattgcattttttaaaaataaagtaagttGGATGATTTTATTCGCGTATTAATATTTAGATTATTATTGTGGAGTTTGTTCTTAAATTATGTTGCTGCAGAGTATGAAGAATTCGTTGAATTAAAAGCCGCTTCATTTTGTCGCTTATTTTCTATGTAAATAGACAGTCACAATGGATGCAACTTCGATTGATTGACTCATTTTCGTGAGTTGCCGTCGACGCTATGATCGTTGGCAGTTGGCAACTCTGCCGAATACCCTccccacctcctcctcctccactgAATCGTGTGGACTGCCACTGCGCCACTGAGTGCGTTGCAGTGTAAACAAATCAACGACTTAAACCACTTGTCAACATGCGAGTGGCAAAGTATTTAAACAAAGCGTTGACAAGTGAATGAATGGCCGCTCAGTTGGCCGATACGTTTGGGCCCGTTTTGGGCTGCGTTGGCCAAGACAAGTCAAGTGCTGTTGTGGCTGGTCAGTTTTCAATTTACGCGCACAAATATTTGTCCACAGAATGCCTCAGCGCAAGTGCTGATCTCTTGTGCACACAGACATGAACTGGACAAAAGCAGTCCGTAAAGGAGCGGGAGTTGGAGAAAAGAGAACGCCGGAGACGTCGAAAagggggagggagagagacagggacagggaATCGCGGTAGGCTGGCGTTTGATGTGGGCGGCAGCATTGACAATTGATTAGCCAGCTAACAGCttacacagcagcagcagcagctagcGGCATGCAACCAAAAAGGTGTTGGCATGACTTAGAGGCAAGCCAACTCTGGGTGCGGCTCAGTTTGTGGCAACGTGCAAGGTACAACGTGTGTGGGCGTAAGCGACAcgctgtctttttttttttggcaccttctccctctctcaacAAGTGTTTGTCATTTGGCAATCGGCAAATTAACATGTTGGCGCCATCATCCAGGCTAAAACATGCTCATTATGATGTGGATATTATGGtcatacacagaaaaaaatatatatacgagaTTTCGGGATAAATACAATCCCAAACggtatatatttaactattatatgctaaatatataataaaaaaaacaaatacatgctaaaatcataaactttaaacttatatcattttaaaaaacatatttttttaatgatattttttgcTGTGTAATGTGGCATCCTGTTTGACACTTATGCCAATGGAATGTCGCATCTGACGTTCCCAGGCTCTGCTCTGGGGCATGTGCATGTCCAATTGAAGCGAGGCTAGCTAATAATTCACGCATATTTACTATCAGGCCTTTAACAAGCTAAAGCCCAAGCTAAAAGCAAAAAGAGATGGCAGACGGAAGACAGATCTGACATCCAGCCGACCATTTCAGGACCCCAAAGAGTCGGAGACAAAGGCGACATCAATCTTTTGGTGCCATGGCGCGCAAATTGCGACAACGTTTAACTTAATTATAGCTCAAATAGGCGTTGCCACACCGTTGCAACGTTGAACATGACCATGTCCAGCTAAATCACGTGTCCAGTCGCTCTCTGTGAGATGTGAGAAATCTGGGGTTCCTCTTTTGAGTTATGCCACAAATTTATGTGACATTAGATAAATGtggttgcaaaaaaaaaaggttggGAATGcgattttatagaaaatatttatgaaagaGTAAAAGTTGCTTACATTAAGAATATCTCAGAAATTACTATTAACACATATAAAAAAGTATgcgtgaaaaaaaaattgttttctgaTTTGGACCATCGCTTTTAACACACTTTCTAAAATCATGAATAatcgttttaaatattttatatttcagaccattgaaatatttaaaaaactgttcttacattttctttattcaaataattccTATAAGTATCAGAATTTTTGGTTTTCGACGAATTTTCCAGACGATTTCTCTTATCTTTGAGAAAGCATTTTTATACCGTTTATCAACGTGAAGAGagaaatttatctatttagaTTAACATAAGATGTCCTAATAttggtttattaatttttcagttaaataaaatgtaagaaatgTATTGATTCTGGGAGACTTTCTGCTCTGAACTGACTTTGATTATCTCAACTAACACTCTACCCCTTGAGCAGaatctctttctccctctctttttctGGGATGACGCGAAGATTTGTTAGTTACCTTGGGGACTGGGCCCTAGACCTAGACCCTAGACCCTAGACCCTTTAGCTTGTCAGTCGTCAGTCCTTCAACTTGACCCATGTCTCAATTGTCACTGGTCATGCGTTTTAATTATGATGCAGCGAGTGAGACATGCAACTGACAATGTGACAAGAGGCGCAGagacaaattaacaaaataaacaaatcgcATGACTTTTAATTACAGAAAAGTTGTTGGCCGAGCTAAAAATGAATAGAACCCGTGCCAAATGCAGAATGATACAATAACTAGCTACTGTTGAGATGCCCCATCTAGATGTTATCGCACATCTCTCTCAGCTTTACCCCACTTGCAGTTGTGGTTGCAGTTTCCCTGTCAGTCTCTCCTCACGGCATCATAATCAAGTCATCTGCAttaatttttggcaattgGCCGAGTTTTGTACGCTCGTTAGCCCCCCAAAACGTATGGCTAACCTAATCATATTGGGGgtgtatttgatattttgtggCTCATAAAGTGTGCcaatttttctactttttttttaatatcccCCTGAGATGGCTTTGCTCTACTGACACACAGAGAgcacacgcggcgtatgcgcaatgttgttgatgttgcctcCCAGGGCGACGATGTTGGAACAACAAATGCATCCAATACACAGCTTGAGACTaagtgccactgccacacaatatatgtgtgtgtggtgagTGCTGTTTAACCCATTAAAGCCTGGCGGGTTTTAATTGCCATTTCACATGCTGTGAGTGCCAAAAAGTGCTATGAATGAACCCTCCGAATGAATGAGAGCCTCCCAATCTGAATATCTCTACATGTGTTTGAATGTGAGTGAATGgattgaataaatgaatgaaaaacaGGAAATGGCCACCGAAATCGATTCAACCAAAACTTGGCACTAAATGTCAAATGATTCGACGACGGAAATGAgctcatttaatttgaaatcaaattgtatGAATAGTAGatcataaatttaagatttccatcattatcaatatcatcatcatcatttcaGAGACGTTGctctgtttttaattaaattccagACACATCAGCAAAGCGCATTTGCAGCAATTTGTTGTAAGCTCTCTGTAATTGGTTTCGACTGCCGCTGACCAATGGAATTTCCATTCATTTAACGGCACATCGTACTCATTGATTATCATCTCAATACGATCATTTAATATAGTGCATTTGGctggaaaacaacaacacatagAACATGCATATATCTGAGTAGATTATCGGTCTATATTCTACGAGCCAGCGAGAGTGAGAATTCAATACATTTCGATTTGCAACGGttgcaaaaaatgcaaatacgtAAAATTTGTAGACAtacataatttgaaaattcgaaattaaaacGAACCTGCGAAAGCTGATTAttatagttttgttttattttaatcaacatttgtttaataaattagcGTTTATCGGTCGGGAAATCAGCTGTATCGTGTTTTTCGATAACTAATCGATGTCTATGGGAGAAACGTTTGAAATCGAATTGGAAAAAACCGTAATTTTAGCGTTTacagacaaataaatgttgttatGAAAATCATTATTGCATCGcttagcattgaaaatgaataaaaatgttagaTCTCctaatagatattttttaaaattattactgctaaatataaatttaataattttttattattaaatatgtaatggGAAATCTGGACTTTGTCAATGACACAATTCTTAATAATTTGCAATCGGCCATAAATCTTATTCTGTTGTGTACACCAAATtctaatatattaattagtattgaaaatatgcaataaattataaattatccCCCGTCAAGTATTTGCTCAACATCTGTGCTCCCTTTTCAGTCCGTTCCCAGTCCATCCGATTGTCTCGTGTCCGAATCCCTGTCGTCACAGATCGCTAGTTGTCAACGCATTCGCTTATTTTGCAGCTCTGTCTGTCGGTCGCCCTTGAACGGCACAGATGAAGCGTAAAAATGGCGCACAAACAAATTCTCATGCTCGTTCGATTGCGACTTTTTTGTGGGGTGGCAACAACATGAttgtcatcattatcatcattggGGCGACATCAAAAGCGCTAACAGCAAACGACTGAACTTGAGctctaattatttaattaatttattgcaaaagttttcaattgaattgaatgtgTCGATGGAAGCAATCCATTCCACTCCCCTCAGTGCAATCCCCGCCCAGTGATCAACGCCAGCTCTTTAATGTTGCAGGTGGCCTCTTTTGGTGGCTGCCTCGCCCAGTTGCacaaaactcaaataaaattaatgcaaactGTTTGCCCGTCATGCAGTCTACGCCACGCGACGCCTACGCCACCCAgccatgccacgccccccaatAAACGACATCATCTACACACACGTCCCCCTTTTCCTTTACCCTTTCCTTTTCCCTAAGCAGAGCCATATGACAAATGCGGCTGGCAAAAGTCAAGACATTGCAAATTTCGTTAGCGCTGACAGCGACAATTTTTCTACCTCgactgatgttgttgttgttgatgttgcagttgcagattCATTGATGCCACTTTGCTGGCAAATACTTTTGGCAGAGTGTATAACTTATGCTCCTCCCCCGCCATCCACCTCACTGCCTTTTTTGCGACACTTTTCGTTCTATTTGATGTTTTTCCCAACATgctctttatttattctattttattttatttatcttggCCTGTAATTTCGCgcataaattcaaatgcagtGCCTCCCGCTCTTCATTCattcagtttttctttttatttattttggctgCACTTTTTGCATTTGGGTTTTGCGTAATTTTGGCCACGTTTTCGTCCCCACACAAAAATTGCCAtgtaattaaatctaaatcaaACGTCACATTTTGAAGGTCCCTCGAGGCGACATCGTCCGCTCGATTGGCTTTGCCCgaattttgcttttggctgtggctttggctttgactcACCTCAAAACCCGTAGAGCTCATGTCGCTTGCAATTTCCCACTTAttgcattgcaatttttgttgtttcattttcatttttttttaattcgcatttaattttgcatttgttgtcgTCAGC includes the following:
- the LOC117781615 gene encoding uncharacterized protein LOC117781615 isoform X2 is translated as MCLCTKFAKLDNCLISLRTKMKIFCWWTLVHGLLSIPIFGSEVCKYFQKVFCWWTLLHGVLNSVIIGYETCAKHYDNNDVYDVLGMFFMFAVIHFYAGILLFLAVQCNLRNEFMFGVVLSTFFPIVGIIISISAYLFSRLSLLYLHADTIVQK
- the LOC117781615 gene encoding uncharacterized protein LOC117781615 isoform X1 produces the protein MCLCTKFAKLDNCLISLRTKMKIFCWWTLVHGLLSIPIFGSEVCKYFQKVFCWWTLLHGVLNSVIIGYETCAKHYDNNDVYDVLGMFFMFAVIHFYAGILLFLAVQCNLRNEFMFGVVLSTFFPIVGIIISISAYLVFFQIVFVIFACRYYSTEMNTNQFSLESV
- the LOC117781617 gene encoding uncharacterized protein LOC117781617, which codes for MNCGGCCTLRRQAIIFSILTICHGAALMIIFGSISCVNWNIKALRRQRLHNFALVGLSLIHTVSGILMLIGVLKNLKFIYIPGLLISFIMPIVEVKSVLVYMIIIQLIFAVITCRFICFTRDSNV